DNA from Deltaproteobacteria bacterium:
GAGTTCGACGAGGCGGTGGATATCTTCACCGAGCAGGCCCGTGCCCTCAAGGACGGCGGCGTTGACCTCTTCATCATCGAGACGATGATGGACATCAAGGAGTTGAAGGCCGCCGTCATGGCCGCCCGCTCCACGGGACTTCCGGTGGCGGCCACAATGACCTTCGACGAGTCGATGCGATCCGTTCTCGGCACGCCGCCCGAGGCCTTCGCCGCCGTGGCCTCATCGCTCGGAGCCGCCCTCATAGGCGCCAACTGTTCACTCGGAGCCGACGGCATACTCAGGGCCGTGAGGGCCATGGCCGACGTCACCGACACCCCGCTCATAGCCCAGCCCAACGCCGGCATACCGGTGCTCAAGGGCGGGGAGACGGTCTTTCCGGCCACTCCCGAAGAGATGGCCGAGTACGCGCCCAGGTTCGCCGCCGCGGGCGTGCGGGTGCTGGGCGGCTGCTGCGGCACCACGCCGGAGCACATAAGGGCCATGGGCTCGGCCTTCAGGGCCCTCGAGACCTACAGGCCCGCCCGCCGCCCCTTCACCGTCCTTGCAAGCCGCACCGGGGCGGTGACGCTCGGCGGGGGCGGGAGGCCCGTGGTCATAGGCGAGCGCATAAACCCCACGGGCAAGAAGGCCTTCTCCGAAGAGATAAAGGCCGGGGGCACGGCCCTTCTCAGAAAGACGGCGCGCGAGCAGGAGGGGTCGGGAGCCGACATACTGGACGTGAACGTGGGGGTGCCCGACATCGACGAGGCCGCCGCCATGAGGCGCGCCGTCTTCGCCGTGAACGACAACTGCGCCCTGCCCGTCGTCATCGACACCTCCGACATGGCGGCCATGGAGGCGGGGCTTCGGGCGGTGGACGGAAAGCCGCTCATAAACTCGGTGAGCGGCGAGGCGAAGAAACTCGACGCCGTCATACCGCTCGCCCGCCGCTACGGCGGGGCGCTCCTGGGGCTCACGCTCGACGACGACGGCATACCGGAGAGCGCCGCGGGGCGGCTGCGCGTGGCCGAGAAGATACTCGAACGCGCCGAAGCGGCGGGGCTGGCCAGAGAGGACCTCGTGATCGACCCGCTCGCCCTTACGGTGAGCGCCGACCCGAAGAGCGCCGTCACCACCGTCGAGGCCATAAGGCTCATCAAAGAGGAACTGGGCCTCAACACGGTGCTCGGCGTGAGCAACATCTCCTTCGGCCTGCCCTCCCGGCCCGTCGTCAACGCCGCGTTCCTCACCATGGCGCTGGCGGCGGGCCTGGACGCGGCCATCATGAACCCCAACAACCAGGCCATGATGGACGCCTTCGCCGCCTCGCTCCTGCTGCTCGGCCACGACGAGCGCGCAGAGCGCTACATAAGGCGCTTTTCCGGCGCGGCCGCGCCGGCGGCCGGGGGCGGCGCAAAGGCGGCGGCGAAGGACCTGCCGCCCCGGGGTCTGAAGGAGCGCATATCGCGGGCCGTCGTCGAGGGAGACGAGGAGGCGATAACGGGCCTCGTGGAAGAGGCGCTCGCCGAGGGGTGGGACCCCTTGCGGATAAGCAACGAAGCGCTCATACCGGGCCTCGAGGAGGTGGGAAGGCTCTTCGCCTCGAACCGCTACTTCCTGCCCCAGGTCATACTCTCGGCCGACACGATGAAGCGCGCCTTCGAGCGCCTCAAAAAGGAGATCGCCGGGCGCAAGGGGCCCTCCATCGGCCGCGTCGTAATGGCCACCGTCGAGGGCGACATCCACGACATAGGCAAGAACATCGTCACCACCCTCCTCGAGAACCACGGCTTCGAGGTCTACGACCTGGGCAAGAACGTTCCGGCCGACAGGATCGTGGAGGAGGCGCGCCGCCGCGACGTCCACATCGTCGGGCTCTCGGCGCTCATGACCACGACGGTCATGGAGATGGACAACGTGCTC
Protein-coding regions in this window:
- a CDS encoding 5-methyltetrahydrofolate--homocysteine methyltransferase; this encodes MSRRFLDALGERPLVFDGATGTMLQRLGLEPGGCPDELNISRAEMVAEVHRAYIEAGSDVVTTNTFGATRVKLREYGLESRLAEINGAAARNARRAAGARRFVAGCMGPTGRFVEPVGDMEFDEAVDIFTEQARALKDGGVDLFIIETMMDIKELKAAVMAARSTGLPVAATMTFDESMRSVLGTPPEAFAAVASSLGAALIGANCSLGADGILRAVRAMADVTDTPLIAQPNAGIPVLKGGETVFPATPEEMAEYAPRFAAAGVRVLGGCCGTTPEHIRAMGSAFRALETYRPARRPFTVLASRTGAVTLGGGGRPVVIGERINPTGKKAFSEEIKAGGTALLRKTAREQEGSGADILDVNVGVPDIDEAAAMRRAVFAVNDNCALPVVIDTSDMAAMEAGLRAVDGKPLINSVSGEAKKLDAVIPLARRYGGALLGLTLDDDGIPESAAGRLRVAEKILERAEAAGLAREDLVIDPLALTVSADPKSAVTTVEAIRLIKEELGLNTVLGVSNISFGLPSRPVVNAAFLTMALAAGLDAAIMNPNNQAMMDAFAASLLLLGHDERAERYIRRFSGAAAPAAGGGAKAAAKDLPPRGLKERISRAVVEGDEEAITGLVEEALAEGWDPLRISNEALIPGLEEVGRLFASNRYFLPQVILSADTMKRAFERLKKEIAGRKGPSIGRVVMATVEGDIHDIGKNIVTTLLENHGFEVYDLGKNVPADRIVEEARRRDVHIVGLSALMTTTVMEMDNVLRRLREAGVKAKTIVGGAVVTAEFAERIGADEYGGDALSAVEKMKRLVAEAEAAG